A segment of the Zingiber officinale cultivar Zhangliang chromosome 8B, Zo_v1.1, whole genome shotgun sequence genome:
AGCGACGTCAATGCATGTCAAGGCAATGGTAAGAATAAGGTGAACTATACCCCTGCATCAAGTCCCAGTTGATTCCTTTGGATGACATCTTTTAGATTAGCTCTCTCTAAAGCTTCCCAGAGGACTGCATCATTGTGCTCATTGAAGGGATCGAGATTAAACCGTACAGTTCCTGGATAATTTTTTGTTACTCCTAAGAATAACAAAAACTTgcataggaagaaaaaaaaatctagttttaTTTCAAGGAGACATAAACATGAAGAAGAAATGCACCTGAAAAAAGAACCGGTGACTGTGGTATTATGCCAAGGACTTTACGCAAATCCCATAGACCAAATTTAGAAACATCATACTCATCAATAAATATTTGTCCTCGTTCAAGTTCCACTATACGAAACAAAGCATTAAGCATGCTAGATTTTCCAGCCCCAGTCCTACCAGCAATTCCAATTTTTTCACTTCCTTCAATTTTAAAGGATATGCCATGAAGAACAGGGGGGAGCTCTGGCCTATAACGAAGTACAACATCTTGAAATCTGATAGTACCAGCAGAAGGCCAAGCTGGAGGAGGTCTACTGCTTTCAATTACAGGAGGAGCTTCAGAAGGCAAATCTATATATGTTCCAACTCGCTCAACTGCATTTAAACTATTTTCAGCGAGACTTGCATGTCTTAGAACTGCTGTCAATAGGTTGGTAATGTTCAAAGCATAAGTAAGAAGTAGACCCATTGAGGATGCAAATGCTTTATGATGTTCTGCATGTTGGTTTTGCACAACAGCAAAAGTTGCTGTGAGCCATATCATAATACCTCCCATTGTCTCCAACCGAATGCTAAGCCACCGATTAGCACTGATGTTAACCAGTGTGAATCTCACATTATTGTCCATTGATTTACCATTGATGTTGGCCATTCTATCATATGCTTTGTAGGCCCTGATGGTTGACAAACCATTCAATGCTTCAGCAAATTGTGCATAAACTGGAGATCTGGTGATGGAATCAAGACGCTTTACTTCACGTGCTGTACTCtagagaataatttttttaagaaaaaaattagaatgAGATTAGTGCTACCAACACTGACTGAGAACTATAATCAAAACTGGAACTCCAAACAACTTGCCAAAATCCATTTATCATACATTTTGGATTACTAGATTGGTTGAAACTATGTTCTTGACCTCTAAGGTAAGGGGTATGGATTTTTtgcatgaataataaatgttCCAATCTTTAAAACAAATAATGATGATCCATCAACATGTGTGGATGCCATAGATTGTCTATAGCCATTCAAGCAAGCATAGATACAGATAGACAAAATGGCAATGGATGACAAAAAAATGGTGACAAATTAATGACTGATTTTATGGTATTTAACATGACTATGCATGACATGGCTAATTGGGTAGGTTGGAGAGCGAATGGGGACAATGCTAAATGTTAAAGCCTATTTCTGCAAAGTACGAACCCCAAAGGGAAGGCATGATTAGGATCTTCATTTGTCCCGTCACAACAAATTTTCACAAATGTTGCGCTGAATAAAATCAAATAAGCAGAGAAGTCAAGCAGAACCACATCATAGTTCAATCAAAAACACGGTGAAGGTATCAACTGTTGGGTTGTAATGGTTGCAAATAcagtctcatattgaaaacacatagaaAGATGTTGGTGTATAGAGCTAAGTTGGATTTTGCTTGATCATTGtaaccttttcttttcttttctttttgtttgtGCGTGTAAAATTCACATATTAGATCTAAATGAGAGTGCTGATTTACTTTATCATTTTGTCTACTTGGCTTGTTCCACTAGTTTAAACCACTGCTACTGATTTTCAATGATTTGCATAGACAGGGAATTTTGACATATATGTCCATGCAATTACATAGTAATATCAtgcatttatattgttcttgcaTAATACAATTGTACCATATAATATCACATCTAGTTATAAATACAAACTTACATGCGATAGTACTATGCAGTTATCAAGGCACAGTATCATGCTTATATAATTAACCAACATTTATGTTAGTGTCTGAACTATATGATTGCATGCTGATCAGTATGAGTCAGATGTTCTGATATGCATGGATATCTATATGGTATGGGATCATGTGATACTTAGTACGGACTCGATATAAATAGGAAGTGATACACACCTATGATGGTTTTATTGCAAATAATACCTCACTCATGTAGATAATACAATCCCGTAATAATGCAGCATGTTGGTGACCTGAAATAATGCATTGTTTGTACCTATTTCATCAACCTTGTCCACAGATTGGCTTATGCGAAGTGTTGATGCAACATGCTTGGCTAATTGATGACCATACTTGTGTCCAAGCCGACATGCAACCTCATGCTCTTGTCATAGATTGGGAAGTGCAAGGAGTAACACCCACATATTTGATCATATAGTGGTCTTTCGTCTGTTCTAGTGTTTACTCACATGGATGCTAGTAGTTACATAATAAGCAATTGTAGTATATGTTGTTGCATTGACTGTCGGTTTCCTTTGTTAGACATATCAATCATGCACTGATGACATATCTTTTCAAATTGATGTTGTATGCCTACTTTGCATTGGGCTAACTATTTTTAAATAGTCTCCAGTTTCTAGATTGATTATTGAGTTGGTTCTCCTAGGCATTTGTAGTTTATCACACTTCTAAATAGAGGCATATTATGTTTAGGTCTATTTTACTCTAACACCGGTAGTTAAGGTCATGTGCATCTGATGATTGATAGATAGACCGTGGGCAGTCATTAAGGAAGAAATGTACGATAAATGCTATGGGATTGCTAGAAGTCATCGAGTATCTGCTAACAAATGCAACATGTTTTTGCAGGAGGAGAATTGAAAATATGTTAAACTTGGTTAGAAATTTTGTACCTGATAATACAAATAGGCAGCATAGAATAAAATCAGAAGCGGCAATATTGCCCACAAAGATGTAGTGCTCACGATGCCAATTAAAACAAAAGTCGAGAGAAGCTGTGAGGCTGGTCCTAAGAACACATTAGCAAAGACTGCAACATTGCGATCAATATCACCAAGATCTTTTGCAAACCTATTAATTATGCGCCCAAGTGGATTGGTGTGAAAAAATACCATAGGAGCTCTTAATATGGAATGAAGCATAGCATCATGCAGTCTCTTGGCGGCATAAAGACTTGACATAATGAGCCAATATAAGTTTGACAGAGTCACAAGTACCTAAGTTTTCAATAGAATGAGAAAAGTTAAGCTTAAAAATATAACTATTAAGCGAACTTTGAGCCAACTTAGAACTGCTAACAGTTGTCGACACAGTGCACAAAAGAATCATCACTTCAGAGGTAGAAGTACCTGACCAAAACAAAGAAGAGCATAAATCAGGTTATAGAATCCAGGTCCATGGTCCTTTGGGGAGCTCTGATCTGTCCAGACACTTAACCACGTGCTACTTGAAACTCGGAGAACTTCAATCAAGGCATAGCAAGAGAACAGAATCATGACAACCCACAATCCACCAAAAGCATTCGTATACCTGAAAATAGACAAAATTGAACAGATTAGGAAAACATTGACCTTGTGCCACTGCTGAGGTAAAAGCAAGAAGTGTTTGACCTGGTATATATATATCCATTGCTATGGAGATGGCAAATTCTTTAGAAATTCAGAAAATGTGAAGAAATTCCCACACAAAAGCCACGGTAAACAAGTATTCCATCAGAGGATATGAACAACAAAATAATTTGCAATTATATAAAAAGGttaaaaggagaaagaaagagaaaagggTTCAATTGCAGAAAACGATCAGCAAGATTAACTTGATTGAGGAAGAGAAAATTTAGCAGTCAGCAAGCAAGTGAATGGATATATAGATATTGAGAGATGGATCCAAGTTAATATAGAAACATTCAcagaaattttatataaaaaacaactagatgtaaaaaaaatattttagtcaAACGTAACAGCAAAGGCAACTTGCTCACCACATGAGAACAGGAATAAAGTGCTAAGAAAACCCATTGCAATCAATTTTAAACCATTTTACATTTACCTTGCAAGAACCTTCAAACTAACGACACCTGTTTCACGTTCTTCTTGTTTAATGAGAACTGACTTCCCTTCTCTCCCTTTGCTTGTTTTCTCTTCACTCTTCAACAAAGGATTAAGTGTCAACTGTCCATTTTCAGAAGGCTTTTCAGATGCTTCAGCATTTTCTCCTTGTTTCTCTTCTATGTGTTCCTCCATTTTCCCAGCATTCTCCATCAGCTTTTGAAAGAGGGTTCCATTGGCACAGAGTTCATCAAAGGTACCCTCCTCTTTCACCAATCCTTCATTAACCAGGATAATCTTGTCCACACTCGGAAGAAAATGTAACTGGTTAGTTACCAGGACACGAGTTTTATCTCTAAGTTGGTCTTTGATGCATTTATCAAAAACCTGGAAAGAAGATCATAAATCAGAATGCAATGAAGAGAGACTAATAATTGAAAAAAGATCTCATACTTTCTACAGACTAAGAACATAATGAAGACATTGAAAATAAAAAACGAACTAGAATTTACAGTGCATACCTAGATAAAAGAACGGCATTCATAGCAAAATGCAAAGGGTAGCCATTTCCATTTAAGTAGGCTTTATCTTATAACAATTTAGGTGCATTAGGCAAAAACAAAGATCCTGTTATTCATGTTTGTCTGAACTACACAGGAGATTGGAATTTCCAGAAGTTAAATAAGAAAGACATCTGATATCTAAACCGCCAAATACAATGATAGGATAATCTAATTGATGATGGTTTGGATAGGATACCTGTCGACCAACATCAGCATCTAATGCACTCAGAGGATCATCAAATATATACacatctgagtcagaatatactGCTCTGGCCATGGAAACTCTTTGCTTTTGTCCACCACTTATATTGACTCCCCTTTCACCAATCTCTGTAAGATCACCACCCTGGAAAAAAAATTGCAAGGAATTTTGTGAAGGAATATATTCCTCATCAACAACAGGATCTAGAATTTGTAATCAATTTGCACATAGATTGCCTTTACCATAcaaactagaatataaaaatccATTAAATTCAGGAATTCTAAGCCAATACTTAACTAACTAGACTTTTCATTAATATACACTTTTCCTATccaaaaaaaggaagagaagaagaggtaAAATGAAGGCAGGATTAGCTTTTTTTTAAGATTAGATAGTTTATTTTCATCTATATTTCAAGAGATTAGACAACTTTTGATGATCCACACTCATAAACTCTCCTGCATGCATAAAAGCGTACATGTGTTCGGAGTATTGAGCAGATTTTTTCAGTGTACATCCTGAATATTTGAAACACACCATTTGAGTGTTTTTTAAAGTGCATAAAGAGGAAAGAGGAGAAAAACCATATAAATCGTACAGCTTAAAGATTTATTCTATGATGCATGCACTTACTGGGAGCAAATCAAGGTCATGTTGTAAAGCAGTAACTTCAATTGCCTTCTCATAAGATGATTGTCGGAAAGGACATCCAAACAATATGTTGTCACGTACCTGTGTTGAAAAAGAAAATCTAGATCAACAACTATGCAATTTGATAGTAAAGATGGTGGACTCACAGTAGCATTGAATATCCACGAAATTTGAGGAACATATGCAACAGTTCCTCTAATGGTCACTGAGGTATTGGATCCAGCTACTGGTGGTAGTTCCCCAAGCATGGCTGATATCAAAGATGTTTTTCCTTCCCCAGTACTTCCAACTATTGCAATGAGACTACCGACAGGTATATCCAAATTGACATTTGATAGTGTTGGAGTTTCTGCCTGTGTAATCATTTGTTAGTATAGTTGGGAgattcaaaaaattttgaatatAGAACTTTAAGACAAATCATGCAATATATGAAAGAACGGAAATTGATTGCAGTCAGATGAATCTATTGTCATTTCAAAATACATCCAAACACTATCTGAAGTGTCTTGAACTGAGAATATATGGGCTGATCCATATGACTTGGCTTGATTCCAGGATGAATACATCATTATGTCAAACAGAATTGACTAAGAGAATAAAGTAAAGTACAAAAACGGGTAAACAGTTTCAGGACAAGAGAGTTGAGTGGAAGGGGGCTGCTCAAGAGTTTGAGTTGTTAACATGGCCATTGCATGGATAGTGCACTGACTATATGTGCAAAATATCAAAGTTATGACAAATGAAATCACCTGGTTATATATTGCTTTCCTAACAAACATAAATCTTATAAGTTATACAGCAAATATGTAATCATATGACTACATAGTTATACACAATATCTGTTGGTCTTCACAATAAGAGCACATCAATCAATACATCAGTATAGTCACATTCAATGGACCAAGTATCTATCATATGAAATGACAAAGATAGTATGACAGTTATAATGAACTAGAACATATGCTTTACAAAAATCGTAAATTAACAAAATGAATAGATAATGCTCACAATAAACACATGCCCCCtttctattttatatttcattcttcATTTCGGATTACTTTTTTTTCTATATACAAATGTTTAGTTGATGTCATGTAGAGATactcacaagttgtgatccaatcacaagttctctcatactatgaatcGTATTGCGGACATTCAATACGTGAGTTTAAAATCCAATCATACACATAGAGAATGTGCACCCCAATAGTgcatctatatttatcaaataaattgtaAAATCATAAGGCAATCCTTAGGACATTCCTCAAAAACTAATAGAGTAGTCAATGCCAAAAATCGGGACAAAAGGGCCGAGTTGGTAATTAATTGCGAAAGAAacaaaatatagaaattaataaatatttcagTTTTTATGTTCTTGGTTGGTAAATCTTACTAAAAACTTAGCACACTAAAACTAGTATTTATTAAACTTCTATGAAAAGTTCATGTCGTATACCAACTTAACTAATGAAGACATAATGATAATAAGAGAACCTTTGAATCCCATGAGAAGTATCCATTCTTAATTGAGATGGCAGGCAGATCTGCTTCAATAGGTGGATTTGGCAATAGAATCCTCTCTTCAGCTAGAAGTAGGTCCTCTAAACGTTTGAGTGATACATTGCAATTCACAATCTGAAAAAAATAAATAGCTTTCAGGCATAGTAATGTGTAATATTATTGGTAAATACTAAGCTATTTCAGTAATTTTAtcttaataaatgaaaatatacaCTGAGAAGTTAATTGAAAGTAATTACGGGACTTGATCAATGAAGCATGATTGCTGAAGGATGTAATCGACACTCAGAATCAAGGCAGTTCATTCTTGCTTAGATTGCAGATTCTTGTTAAGGAAACATCACAGTGACAAATTCGCAGTTGAATTTAAATGGACCAGGTACAGACAAATAATGCAAGATATTTCTTTGTTAAAGATATGCAGAGTAATTGTCTTGCGGTCCTCTTGTCCTCATCTCCTAACTGATAATTCACAATTCCTGTTCCTGATAAATATATATAAAGGATGTGCAGGCAAAAAATGAATGATTCATGCACTAGCGCCTATCAAACTCCTGATATGAATGTGATTTTTAAACACTGAGATACAGAAACACTTAAAATGGCCAAAATAGGCATCAGTAAAAATGCTGACATCTCAAACATTGGTAGTATCTTTAAAAAAAGGTTCCCATCAGTGATTTTGTTATTGATACAGAAGATTATATGCTTCACGCCCACCAATTGGCAGTATAGAGATCAATTTTATAATCATCCCTTAACAAGCCATCCAACAGGAACACTACCTGGTGATAAGACTAGGCCTAATAAAAACTTGAATATCCAACATCTATATAGAATCCAAAGATCAGCaatataattttttgaaatttcaaGTAAGAAGCTTCTAATATTCCTCTTTATGAGGGCTCCAACCCATGTCAGGCATTGGACGCTCCAAAACTAACATCCCTATTGATCACGTGAGAAAAATTGTATCAAACACCTAGATCCATGTCCTTCAGGATACCCATACCAAGTTCTAGGGAATATATTTAAGAAGAAAATTTTTCAGTATCTTTTAACTTCACCAAAATAAAATGGATTTAAAATCTGCCAGAGTACTGCACCTGAGTTATCAAATTTGGCAGCATGAAAAGAGGAAACCTTAACACAGCAAACAGTGAAAGTGATGTAAATGCCTTCGCAGGTGTTAAATCACCTCCAAGAAGAGAATAGGCCCCGAATGAGGCAACTGTGACGAAGACTGGAATGCTGTTCAAAATGAAACTATTGAACTGCAAAAAAGATATGTAAGCCATAAGAATATATGGAACTTAAAAGGAAATGCTATAACTTCAGCATCATGCCACAAGAGAGGGAATAAACATTTTGCTTTGGCCTTACTGCTGCCAATAGCCGGGCACTACGGAACCATGACAGCTCATCATTGCGAATTATCTGGACCTTTGACTGGAAACTCTGCTCCCATGCATAGCATCTGCGACACCAAATGATCAAGAAATGATTACCACAATAATAGATTCCATAAAACAGTTATCCAACCAAATCTTACTTCACTGTGTCCATAGCAGCCAATATTTCATTCATGAGACTAACCCGGTTGTCTGTACGATAAAGACCTTCCTTAGAAAGTTTTCGCATTCTGCTGATCACCAACGTCTGATTAAAATTAAACCAACAAAGATCAGCATGGTGGAAATACAAGCAAGTTGTTGGTAAGCCTGAAAAGAGTTGCAGCACTAGCATTCTCAGAAATTAGTCTACAGGCTGATGCATCCTTCCAAGGAACAGTTGACAAATAACTCAAATTTCCATCAATTTAAAAATTGGTATGCTGCAGAATGCAGATAAATTTCAATGACAAACTACATACACAGAATTACATATAAACAACACCTGTATATGAAAAGTAGTAAGTTGCATTCGAATTAAAATGCAAGATCAGCACCATTTATTGTATCATTTAATAAATTCTTGGAATATGTGAAGATCAAGAACATTCCAACTAAAACTACTCATGGAATCTAATGTTGGATAAAAATAAGTGAAATATTCAAGTGTGCCATTGAATAGTAAAATAATTGCAACAGACTGCCAAATAGCTCCAACCAGTAGGTACCAGTCACCAAGTGATGCAGGATCAAGTGACAGGCACCTTGTTTAATGGACTAACCCAAGTAGCCCTGCCTGACAGTGTTTTGATTGAACAGGCTCTACTGATAACAGCAGGATAGGTATTAAAGGACTAACCAATAACCAGAGTTTTAATGAACAGAGGCTTGAATATGGTCTTAGGCTCCTTAATTGAGGCGGCATTATAATACAGTAACTAATGTGATCACAGATGGTGTCAGTATTGTTGTTTGTTGGGGAGTATAAGAGGGAATCCTCCTCTTCAAAGATCATGGACTCTCGCAGTAGTAGGCAGGTTCCTTCAAGGCAAACTCTGACCAAAGCAGAGGAAACATTTAATGCTAGCATCTCCACCGAACTATGTTCAAATCTAATACCACTTGATGTAGCACAAACAAATCGCACTGCACAAAAAATGCTTGaataataagagaaaaaatattaaactCGAAGATATTAGTACAAGGGATCCTAAACCCCTTTTATAAACTCATAACATGACCAAGTCGTCTTTAAAAAAAACCTAAGTTATTAATAAGTTACAACAAACTTTAAAAGGTTCAGTATATCACTAAGAGATATAACAATCACttcaaaacttaaaaacttatctAGTTTGTAAACTATATAATTATAGAAGTTGGTAAATTGATCTCCATTCTTGGAGTGCAAAATCAGATAATTTCAAGGTGGAAAAAGGGTAAATATCTACCTACATTTAAAGTTTTTGAGCATAAGTGGCTTGCTTCTTGACAAAACACACACTAGTTTCAcataatttctattaaattttGAAGTACAATTCTGTTTGTAAACAAGCTAATTCCATCATGATTTGCATTGAGATTTTATTCTCATTCGATCCACAAGGAATAAATTGACAGATGAAGATTTCCAGAATGTCAAGTACCTGTATAGGAAACAAAAGAACCAGCACTGCTAAACCGACAAGAGATGCAACACCCAGCTGCTGATACAGAAGAGTAACTGAAATGATAATCCGAAAAGGAGCTGACCACAGACTGTGAAGTTGTTGGCACACTTGCTGTAGAAAAAGTGGAAAGATGTGTTCAGTTTTGCCACACATCTTAAGTAACATAAGaaggtaaattaattaattgaactAGGCAACCACAGTGTAGCACCCTTACTCATGAGACACATTTAAAAGAGATAAACTGCAGTTAGTATCTAGCATCAAAATAATACAAAACAAAATACAGAAAAAAATGTTCTTAAAATCAGAACTTGGTCCCAGGGTGAAAAATAAGGCAATAGGAAcattttctaattttccatcttACTGAAAAATTGTTGGCAATTTTAGCAGTTATGATGAACTGATTCCTCAGCATCATCTCATTTATATAAGTAGGTTTAGCAAGAACCTGAAGTGTTTCTGCATCAGTTGTCATCAAGTTGGTTATTTTTCCTGATTGAATTTTGCTGCGACTCTCATGAGTTAGTCTTAGTGATTTCCGAAACACAGCTGCAACCTGTAatcaaaagaacaatcaaataacTTCTTCCATGCAACCATGGAACCAAAGTAAGCATAGAACAAGAACAAAcgaactaaataaaatttatagcaGTCTGTAAAATTTTGAAGGTCATGTGAGAAACGTCATAGCAATTAAAGCATTATATTGCCGATCTAATTGAACAATTCCAATTCAAAAACAGTCAGCAAAAACATGAGTCAAGGCAATATTAGATTATGATAAGGCGTCAATGTCCCTTGCACTTCATAAGAGTACAGGAGAAGGTCATGTCTACTGCTGCAAATGGTGCCAAAACAATTTACTATATTGATCGAAATACAAAATTTCTTGAGTCTCAACCTTTTGTTCAACCAGTGTTGGTATACTCAAAAGCAAGAACTTAAAAACCAATTTCTATTTCAGTACATGATCAGATTTGATCTCGTCTAGAAGCTGTGAGAGACAAACGGCCGGTGAGGGATTACTGGTGTTGACCAGGAGAAGACTTCGAGATAGAAACCCGGAGGAGGGGGTGAGTTGTCTCCATCGCCAGAAGAGTCTGCGGAGAGTAAAAGAGTGAAAGAGGAATTAGAACGGAGACCGGGCTGCCCTGGCCTTctacttcgacgctcaagtcagtttctagTGAtgtcaagaatgaagaagatgaatagtgcaAGAGAATAAATGACCAAATAAGTGTATGTAGTAAGGAGTTTCTTTTTTCATACCTTGGCATGCGGGGGCGGGACTTTTTTATAGGAGGGTCATGTCTAAACAAAAGATGTCACGGGGTCATGTTACCCATGTCTAGGTGTTAAAGAGTCATGTCCAGACAAAAATGTCAGAGGGTCATGTTACCCATGTCGAGGTGTCAGTAGATGAGAA
Coding sequences within it:
- the LOC122017775 gene encoding ABC transporter C family member 2-like, translating into MGFKPLVWYCRPEKNGAWSMVVENAFGAYTPCSTVSLLVCISHLVLFAVCFYRIWRTRNDLSVRRYCLKSPYYNYWLGILSFFCVAEPLFRMVMGLSITNLDGQKGLAPFEVVSLLIESAAWCCMLLMIGLETKIYICEFRWYIRFVMVYVLVGDISIYNLVLSVRNHYDKSIFYIYTSEIAAQFLFGILLLVYIPSLDPYPGYTPIRFEASISDMDYEPLPGGEQICPERKVNIVSRIFFSWMAPLLQQGFKRPITEKDVWKLDSWDQTETLNNRFQQCWAEESRKPKPWLLRALHRSLGGRFWFGGFFKIGNDASQFVGPLILNRLLLSMQQEEPAWNGYIYAFSIFAGVALGVLVEAQYFQNVMRVGFRLRATLVAAVFRKSLRLTHESRSKIQSGKITNLMTTDAETLQQVCQQLHSLWSAPFRIIISVTLLYQQLGVASLVGLAVLVLLFPIQTLVISRMRKLSKEGLYRTDNRVSLMNEILAAMDTVKCYAWEQSFQSKVQIIRNDELSWFRSARLLAAFNSFILNSIPVFVTVASFGAYSLLGGDLTPAKAFTSLSLFAVLRFPLFMLPNLITQIVNCNVSLKRLEDLLLAEERILLPNPPIEADLPAISIKNGYFSWDSKAETPTLSNVNLDIPVGSLIAIVGSTGEGKTSLISAMLGELPPVAGSNTSVTIRGTVAYVPQISWIFNATVRDNILFGCPFRQSSYEKAIEVTALQHDLDLLPGGDLTEIGERGVNISGGQKQRVSMARAVYSDSDVYIFDDPLSALDADVGRQVFDKCIKDQLRDKTRVLVTNQLHFLPSVDKIILVNEGLVKEEGTFDELCANGTLFQKLMENAGKMEEHIEEKQGENAEASEKPSENGQLTLNPLLKSEEKTSKGREGKSVLIKQEERETGVVSLKVLARYTNAFGGLWVVMILFSCYALIEVLRVSSSTWLSVWTDQSSPKDHGPGFYNLIYALLCFGQVLVTLSNLYWLIMSSLYAAKRLHDAMLHSILRAPMVFFHTNPLGRIINRFAKDLGDIDRNVAVFANVFLGPASQLLSTFVLIGIVSTTSLWAILPLLILFYAAYLYYQSTAREVKRLDSITRSPVYAQFAEALNGLSTIRAYKAYDRMANINGKSMDNNVRFTLVNISANRWLSIRLETMGGIMIWLTATFAVVQNQHAEHHKAFASSMGLLLTYALNITNLLTAVLRHASLAENSLNAVERVGTYIDLPSEAPPVIESSRPPPAWPSAGTIRFQDVVLRYRPELPPVLHGISFKIEGSEKIGIAGRTGAGKSSMLNALFRIVELERGQIFIDEYDVSKFGLWDLRKVLGIIPQSPVLFSGTVRFNLDPFNEHNDAVLWEALERANLKDVIQRNQLGLDAGVSEAGENFSVGQRQLLSLARALLRRSKILVLDEATAAVDVRTDALIQKTIREEFKSCTMLIIAHRLNTIIDCDRLLLLSVGKVLEFDTPQNLLLDDRSAFSKMLQSTGSANAQYLRSLVFGTIDPEERISRDYAFRDGSLDWDQIET